One Mycolicibacterium goodii genomic region harbors:
- a CDS encoding metallophosphoesterase family protein, with protein sequence MRFLHTADWQLGMTRHFLNGEAQPRYSAARREAVASLGEVAKRTGAEFVVVSGDVFEHNQLAPRDVSQSLEAMRAIGVPVYLLPGNHDPLDAASVYTSALFLAERPDNVVVLDRAGVHEVRPGVQIVAAPWRSKAPTTDLVGDVLGEVPAADGVTRVLVGHGGVDILDPDKDKPSLIRMAAVEDALARNAVHYVALGDKHSRTEVGDTGRVWYSGSPEVTNYDDIESDPGHVLVVDIDETDPRRAVRVQSERVGRWRFVTLRRSVDTDRDIADLDLNLDLLADKERTVVRLALTGSLTVTDKAELDECLDRYARLFAALTTWERHTEIAVIPADGEFDDLGIGGFAAAAVDELVATARSESDEAEDARAALGLLLRLVDRDKGAA encoded by the coding sequence ATGCGTTTCCTGCACACCGCCGACTGGCAGCTCGGTATGACCCGTCACTTCCTCAACGGTGAGGCCCAGCCACGGTATTCGGCGGCGCGGCGCGAAGCGGTCGCGAGCCTCGGAGAGGTCGCGAAGCGCACCGGTGCGGAGTTCGTGGTGGTGTCCGGCGACGTGTTCGAGCACAACCAACTCGCGCCGCGCGATGTCAGCCAGTCGCTGGAGGCCATGCGTGCGATCGGCGTGCCGGTGTATCTGCTGCCCGGCAACCACGATCCGCTCGACGCGGCGTCGGTGTACACCAGCGCGCTGTTCCTCGCCGAGCGCCCCGACAACGTCGTCGTCCTCGATCGCGCAGGCGTGCACGAGGTCCGGCCGGGCGTGCAGATCGTCGCGGCGCCGTGGCGGTCCAAAGCGCCCACCACCGACCTCGTCGGTGATGTCCTCGGTGAGGTGCCTGCCGCCGACGGCGTCACCCGGGTTCTGGTGGGGCACGGCGGTGTGGACATCCTCGACCCGGACAAGGACAAGCCGTCGCTGATCCGCATGGCCGCGGTCGAGGACGCGCTGGCGCGCAACGCGGTGCACTACGTGGCGTTGGGGGACAAGCACTCTCGCACCGAGGTCGGCGACACGGGCCGGGTGTGGTACTCGGGCTCGCCGGAGGTCACCAACTACGACGACATCGAGTCCGATCCCGGACACGTTCTCGTGGTCGACATCGACGAGACCGATCCCCGCCGCGCGGTACGCGTGCAGTCCGAGCGGGTGGGCCGCTGGCGGTTCGTCACGCTGCGCCGCTCGGTCGACACCGACCGCGACATCGCGGATCTGGACCTCAATCTGGACCTGTTGGCCGACAAGGAACGTACGGTGGTGCGGTTGGCACTGACCGGCTCGTTGACCGTGACCGACAAGGCCGAGCTCGACGAGTGCCTGGACCGCTACGCCCGGCTGTTCGCGGCGCTCACGACATGGGAGCGACACACCGAGATCGCGGTCATCCCCGCCGACGGAGAATTCGACGATCTGGGTATCGGCGGGTTCGCCGCCGCCGCGGTGGACGAGCTCGTGGCCACGGCGCGGTCGGAGTCCGACGAGGCCGAAGATGCCCGCGCCGCACTGGGATTGCTGCTGCGCCTGGTCGACCGCGACAAGGGGGCCGCGTGA
- a CDS encoding AAA family ATPase: MKLHRLVLTNYRGITHREIEFPDHGVVVVSGANEIGKSSMIEALDLLIEAKDRSSKKEVKQVKPTHADVGAEVTAEMSTGPYRFVYRKRFHKKAETQLTVLAPVREQLSGDEAHERVLAMLAETVDTDLWQAQRVLQAASTAPVDLSGSDALARALDVAAGEAASLSGDEPLLVERIESEYHRYFTPTGRPTGEWAAAVKRLQAADAEVARCAVAIAEVDDAVHRHQEFSAEVARLAGECEQATQRLTAARAAADAVEVLRRQLTEAQVVAEAARVTHTASVAALTERRRMRAEIDERAATITQLQAALETAAADAETAREVVEAAEEAAERAEAAAAGHEARVDAARAAVERLADRDEADRLDMRLAKIDTAMRDLEAITGELATITIDDTAMRAIEKAAVAVERAAGQAELASARIELAVETGIDVRVDDATVALRPGVEWSTSTTTRTEIEIPGVLSVRVVPGTPAAETQARLDDAQAVLTTALRAVGADDVDAARALDVRRRELLGDRDRLRATLDALMADDDVTRLRDRLAVLRAGQPDEGALFEIDGPADIDTARAELAAAVAAHRDAVTQCETARKVAAAAVQRSSEKSLRLGVLREKLAAAHTELTTCSERLEAQRANTGDDALALKVQADDEQAKATAARVQTLRDELDRTAPDSVLAELAAAQRYAEGVQARHDAAIEGLREVSAQLKVYGTEGRKGQLDAAETEREHAGAEYLRVHRRARAAELLRSVMTRHRDVTRQRYVDPFRNEVQRLGRLVFGEDFEVDVDSKLRISTRTVSGRTVPYESLSGGAKEQLAIVARLAGAALVAKEDSVPVIIDDALGFTDAARLTKMGAVFDAVGGDGQVIVLTCSPDRYASVHGAHHIALTA; the protein is encoded by the coding sequence GTGAAACTTCATCGTCTCGTCCTGACCAACTACCGCGGTATCACCCACCGTGAGATCGAGTTCCCCGATCACGGCGTCGTCGTGGTCAGCGGTGCCAACGAGATCGGCAAGTCGTCGATGATCGAGGCGCTGGACCTGCTGATCGAGGCCAAGGACCGGTCGTCGAAGAAGGAAGTCAAGCAGGTCAAGCCAACGCACGCCGATGTGGGCGCCGAGGTGACCGCCGAGATGTCCACCGGTCCGTACCGGTTCGTGTACCGCAAGCGGTTCCACAAGAAGGCCGAGACGCAGCTGACGGTTTTGGCGCCGGTGCGTGAGCAGCTCAGCGGCGACGAGGCGCACGAGCGCGTGCTGGCGATGCTCGCCGAGACCGTGGACACCGACCTGTGGCAGGCGCAGCGGGTGCTGCAGGCCGCATCCACCGCACCGGTCGACCTGTCGGGTTCCGACGCGCTCGCCCGTGCGCTCGATGTGGCGGCGGGCGAGGCGGCTTCGCTGTCCGGGGACGAGCCGCTGCTCGTCGAACGCATCGAAAGCGAATACCACCGGTACTTCACCCCGACGGGCAGGCCCACCGGGGAGTGGGCCGCCGCGGTCAAGCGCCTGCAGGCCGCCGACGCCGAGGTGGCGCGGTGCGCGGTCGCGATCGCCGAGGTCGACGACGCGGTGCACCGGCACCAGGAGTTCAGCGCCGAGGTGGCGCGGCTGGCCGGTGAGTGTGAGCAGGCCACGCAGCGGCTGACCGCGGCGCGAGCGGCCGCGGATGCCGTCGAGGTACTGCGCAGACAGCTCACAGAGGCACAGGTGGTTGCCGAGGCCGCGCGGGTCACGCACACGGCGTCGGTGGCCGCGCTCACCGAACGACGCCGCATGCGCGCCGAGATCGACGAGCGCGCCGCCACGATCACCCAATTGCAGGCCGCGCTGGAGACCGCCGCCGCGGACGCCGAGACCGCGCGTGAGGTCGTCGAGGCCGCCGAGGAAGCCGCCGAGCGGGCCGAGGCCGCGGCCGCCGGACACGAGGCCCGGGTCGACGCGGCGCGTGCGGCGGTCGAACGGCTGGCCGATCGCGACGAGGCCGACCGGCTCGACATGCGGCTGGCCAAGATCGACACCGCGATGCGCGATCTGGAGGCGATCACCGGCGAACTCGCCACCATCACGATCGACGACACCGCGATGCGCGCCATCGAGAAGGCGGCCGTCGCGGTCGAGCGTGCCGCCGGTCAGGCCGAATTGGCTTCGGCGCGAATCGAACTCGCCGTCGAAACCGGCATCGACGTTCGGGTGGACGACGCCACGGTCGCGTTGCGGCCCGGCGTCGAGTGGTCGACCAGCACGACAACCCGCACCGAGATCGAGATCCCCGGTGTGCTGAGTGTGCGTGTGGTGCCGGGAACGCCCGCGGCCGAGACCCAGGCCCGACTCGACGACGCGCAGGCGGTGCTCACCACGGCACTGCGCGCCGTGGGCGCCGACGATGTCGATGCCGCCCGCGCGCTGGATGTGCGCAGGCGCGAACTGCTCGGCGACCGGGATCGGTTACGCGCGACTCTCGACGCGCTGATGGCAGACGACGACGTCACGCGGTTGCGGGACCGCCTCGCCGTGCTGCGCGCCGGTCAACCCGACGAAGGCGCCCTGTTCGAGATCGACGGTCCGGCCGACATCGACACGGCGCGAGCCGAACTCGCCGCAGCGGTGGCTGCGCACCGGGACGCGGTCACGCAGTGCGAGACCGCGCGCAAGGTCGCGGCGGCCGCCGTGCAGCGCAGCAGCGAGAAGTCGCTGCGACTGGGTGTGCTGCGCGAGAAACTGGCCGCGGCGCACACCGAATTGACGACGTGCAGCGAGCGGCTGGAGGCGCAGCGCGCCAACACCGGCGACGATGCGCTGGCGCTCAAGGTCCAGGCCGACGACGAGCAGGCCAAGGCCACCGCGGCGCGGGTGCAGACGCTGCGCGACGAATTGGACCGCACCGCACCGGATTCCGTTCTCGCCGAACTCGCCGCTGCCCAGCGGTACGCCGAGGGCGTGCAGGCCCGCCACGACGCCGCGATCGAGGGGCTGCGGGAGGTGTCCGCTCAGCTCAAGGTGTACGGCACCGAGGGCCGCAAGGGCCAGCTCGATGCCGCCGAGACCGAACGCGAGCACGCCGGCGCCGAGTACCTGCGGGTGCACCGGCGGGCCCGCGCGGCCGAACTGTTGCGTTCGGTGATGACACGGCACCGCGACGTGACCCGGCAGCGTTACGTCGACCCGTTCCGCAACGAGGTACAGCGCCTGGGCCGGCTGGTTTTCGGCGAGGACTTCGAGGTCGACGTCGACAGCAAGCTGCGGATCTCGACGCGGACGGTGTCGGGCCGGACCGTGCCGTACGAGTCGCTCTCCGGCGGTGCCAAGGAGCAACTGGCGATCGTCGCGAGGTTGGCCGGGGCCGCGCTGGTCGCGAAGGAGGACAGCGTGCCGGTCATCATCGACGACGCGCTCGGCTTCACCGATGCCGCCCGGCTCACCAAGATGGGCGCGGTGTTCGACGCGGTGGGCGGTGACGGGCAGGTGATCGTGTTGACCTGCAGCCCGGACCGGTACGCCAGTGTGCACGGCGCGCACCACATCGCCTTGACGGCTTAG
- a CDS encoding O-methyltransferase gives MTTTLTSDPVSTVLQGLLTAEQEGDAAAFAEVGEFPLDADPAERAELLKNVYMSVSQTVGELLYLLARAIGARTVVEYGTSFGVSTIYLASAVRDNGGGTVITTELQPGKAAAAQHSFDAAGLGDLIDLRVGDARETLTQVPHPVDLVLLDGWPDLALPVLKVVEPHLRAGTLILVDDVNLDFGRDVQGALREHLATSGHYRSVTLPIGDGIEACVRLTDGAES, from the coding sequence ATGACCACGACACTGACCTCTGATCCGGTTTCCACTGTGCTGCAGGGCCTTCTGACGGCCGAGCAGGAAGGCGATGCGGCAGCGTTCGCCGAAGTGGGTGAGTTCCCCCTCGACGCCGACCCGGCCGAACGGGCCGAACTCCTCAAGAACGTGTACATGTCGGTCTCACAGACCGTCGGCGAACTGCTGTACCTGCTCGCCCGCGCCATCGGTGCGCGCACCGTCGTGGAGTACGGGACATCGTTCGGGGTCTCGACGATCTACCTCGCGAGCGCGGTACGCGACAACGGCGGCGGCACCGTGATCACCACGGAGCTGCAACCCGGCAAAGCCGCTGCGGCACAACACAGTTTCGACGCCGCCGGCCTCGGCGACCTGATCGATCTGCGGGTCGGCGACGCGCGGGAGACCTTGACGCAGGTGCCGCATCCGGTGGATCTCGTACTCCTCGACGGCTGGCCGGATCTGGCACTGCCCGTACTCAAGGTCGTCGAACCACACCTGCGTGCCGGCACCCTGATCCTGGTCGACGACGTGAACCTCGACTTCGGCCGCGACGTTCAGGGTGCATTGCGCGAACATCTCGCCACGTCGGGTCACTACCGTTCGGTGACGCTGCCGATCGGTGACGGCATCGAGGCCTGCGTGCGACTCACCGACGGCGCGGAAAGCTAA
- a CDS encoding LysR family transcriptional regulator — MESIMDPQRDLNLLLALDALLDERSVGGAAERLHTSPPAMSRTLARLRRVLDDPVLVRAGREMVPTPRALALQGRVHDVVQQARAVFTPPVVPDLPNLRRTFSVQLGEGLFSHCGPRLLARVHAEAPNVTLRFVAESHEDTHSLRDGSVDIEVGQIRRTEPETIIEPLIEEKWVGVVRSGHELTRRRVTVRRFAEAEHVVFSRRGRLRGPVDDLLAEHGLRRRVVACAPNPAGGLFLIQASDLVGMLPANIGARAIATFGLQTFGIPLDLPPLVVGMAWHPRFDADGAHRWLRACVRSAVREPQK, encoded by the coding sequence ATGGAATCGATCATGGATCCGCAGCGGGACCTCAACCTGCTGCTCGCCCTCGACGCACTGCTCGATGAGCGCAGCGTCGGCGGCGCGGCCGAGCGCCTGCACACCTCCCCGCCGGCGATGAGCCGCACCCTGGCGCGGCTGCGGCGCGTGCTGGACGATCCCGTGCTGGTCCGTGCGGGCCGGGAGATGGTGCCGACGCCGCGAGCGCTGGCCCTGCAGGGACGGGTCCACGACGTCGTGCAGCAGGCCAGAGCCGTGTTCACCCCACCCGTGGTCCCGGATCTGCCGAACCTGCGGCGCACCTTCTCGGTTCAGCTCGGTGAAGGGTTGTTCAGCCACTGCGGTCCGCGTCTGCTGGCACGTGTACACGCCGAAGCACCCAACGTCACACTCAGATTCGTGGCCGAAAGCCACGAGGACACCCACTCACTGCGCGACGGATCGGTGGACATCGAGGTCGGACAGATCCGTCGCACCGAACCGGAAACGATCATCGAGCCGCTGATCGAGGAGAAGTGGGTGGGTGTCGTACGGTCCGGGCACGAACTGACCCGCCGACGCGTCACGGTCCGGCGGTTTGCCGAGGCCGAGCATGTGGTGTTCTCACGCCGTGGACGGCTGCGCGGCCCGGTGGACGACCTGCTGGCCGAACACGGGTTGCGCCGGCGCGTCGTGGCGTGCGCACCCAACCCGGCCGGTGGGCTCTTCCTCATCCAGGCGAGCGACCTCGTGGGCATGCTGCCCGCCAACATCGGTGCCCGGGCCATCGCGACTTTCGGTCTGCAGACCTTCGGTATTCCGCTCGACCTGCCGCCGCTCGTGGTCGGTATGGCCTGGCATCCACGCTTCGACGCCGACGGAGCGCACCGCTGGCTGCGTGCCTGCGTGCGCTCCGCCGTTCGAGAACCTCAGAAGTAG
- a CDS encoding acyl-CoA dehydrogenase family protein, translating to MTTVENAKRIIPGSPQWSELLSRIAAGAKDRDLGDENPFDEVNALKRAGFGTLRLPESLGGAGFTVPQLFSAVIDVAQADPIVAHIFRTHFWFTEERLRTASDPISQRWLREIADGKIFGNAFSEKGSLAVGSLVFNTRLLADPANPGALRLSGEKFYSTGTLFADYLTVTATTDHDSVANVVIPADREGVRLVDDWDGFGQRRTGTGTTVLTDVAVSPDEVLSDSPYDADPVPTVQYASLQLFIHAVVAGILANVVDDGVALLRSRERNFSHAVAERPTDDPLLQRQLGVLASTAYVARAAVLDAAAAIGAATESALDAERDGVPDADLAAEAQLKVAKVKVHLDDIAPEAATRLLELGGASAASRQRGLDRHWRNIRTITLHNPVAYKARVIGQNLLHGTPVPANAYF from the coding sequence ATGACGACCGTCGAGAACGCCAAACGCATCATCCCGGGTAGCCCGCAGTGGTCGGAGCTGCTGTCCAGGATCGCCGCGGGAGCCAAGGATCGAGACCTGGGTGACGAGAACCCCTTCGATGAGGTGAATGCGCTCAAGCGGGCCGGTTTCGGCACGCTCCGGCTGCCGGAGTCGCTTGGTGGCGCCGGATTCACCGTGCCGCAACTGTTCTCCGCGGTGATCGATGTGGCGCAGGCGGATCCCATTGTGGCCCACATCTTCCGAACCCACTTCTGGTTCACCGAGGAGCGGTTGCGCACCGCTTCCGACCCCATCTCGCAACGCTGGCTGCGCGAGATCGCCGACGGCAAGATCTTCGGCAACGCGTTCAGCGAGAAGGGCTCGCTGGCGGTGGGCAGCCTGGTGTTCAACACGCGCCTGCTGGCTGACCCCGCCAACCCCGGGGCGCTGCGTCTGAGTGGCGAGAAGTTCTACAGCACCGGAACCCTGTTCGCCGACTACCTCACCGTGACCGCGACGACCGACCACGATTCGGTGGCCAACGTGGTGATCCCGGCCGACCGCGAGGGCGTGCGCCTGGTCGACGACTGGGACGGGTTCGGCCAGCGCCGCACCGGGACCGGCACCACCGTGCTGACCGACGTCGCCGTGTCGCCCGACGAGGTGCTGTCGGACTCACCGTACGACGCCGATCCGGTGCCCACCGTGCAGTACGCGTCGCTGCAGCTGTTCATCCACGCCGTGGTGGCGGGCATCCTGGCCAATGTCGTCGATGACGGTGTGGCACTGCTGCGTTCCCGCGAACGCAACTTCAGCCACGCCGTCGCCGAGCGCCCCACCGACGATCCGCTGCTGCAACGTCAGCTCGGCGTGCTGGCCAGCACGGCGTACGTGGCCCGTGCCGCGGTGCTGGACGCCGCGGCCGCGATCGGCGCGGCGACCGAATCGGCCCTCGATGCCGAGAGGGACGGGGTTCCCGACGCCGACCTGGCCGCCGAGGCGCAGCTCAAGGTCGCCAAGGTCAAGGTCCACCTCGACGACATCGCGCCCGAGGCTGCCACGCGCCTGCTTGAGCTCGGTGGCGCCAGCGCCGCGAGCCGCCAGCGTGGTCTGGACCGGCACTGGCGCAACATCCGCACCATCACGCTGCACAATCCGGTGGCCTACAAGGCCCGCGTGATCGGCCAGAACCTGTTGCACGGCACGCCGGTTCCGGCCAACGCCTACTTCTGA
- a CDS encoding alpha/beta hydrolase, with amino-acid sequence MANYGRKHAKLAALPGVRAVRRPVRPGADEQFDLYYVRTGRKSRHPVVIIPGGPGVASIQQYRGLRRRIATSGLDVIMVEHRGIGMSRRTDTGADLPAEAITVASVVDDIAAVLDDAGVAAAVVYGTSYGAYIASGVGVRHPHRVAAMVLDSPVLSTQDLQEMRTAIRSLLWEGADPDTAALAPKVRRLVESGVLTSTGGQLAGLLYGYGGARLLDRQLDLLLGGHTLLWRALGWLGRVSTRKAPYRNEIDLVGRIAFRELNYAGVPDGLPLDPALDMAEMARSTKFYEPFEAEPYDLQAEMPKFTWRTVVVSGGRDLTTPPALAERVAALIPGALLVRMPTAAHSIIDTRERAAIAIISAVCTGAAEQLPHTADELDALPPRAPVRLLVRAISAAAAAEAMLPATSSVLPATS; translated from the coding sequence ATGGCAAACTACGGTCGCAAGCACGCGAAGCTCGCTGCGTTACCCGGGGTGCGGGCGGTCCGCAGGCCGGTGAGACCCGGCGCCGACGAGCAGTTCGACCTGTACTACGTGCGCACCGGCCGCAAGTCCAGGCATCCCGTGGTGATCATCCCTGGTGGGCCCGGTGTCGCGTCGATCCAGCAGTACCGCGGTCTGCGACGGCGCATCGCGACCTCGGGTCTCGACGTCATCATGGTCGAGCACCGCGGGATCGGGATGTCGCGGCGCACCGACACCGGCGCCGACCTGCCCGCCGAGGCCATCACGGTCGCTTCTGTGGTCGACGACATCGCCGCGGTACTCGACGACGCCGGCGTCGCCGCGGCCGTCGTCTACGGCACGTCGTATGGCGCCTACATCGCCTCCGGCGTCGGTGTGCGGCATCCGCATCGCGTCGCGGCCATGGTGCTCGATTCCCCGGTGCTGTCCACGCAGGACCTGCAGGAGATGCGTACCGCGATCCGCAGCCTGCTGTGGGAGGGTGCCGATCCGGATACCGCCGCGCTCGCGCCCAAGGTGCGCAGGCTCGTCGAGAGCGGCGTGCTCACGTCGACCGGCGGTCAGCTCGCGGGTCTGCTGTACGGCTACGGCGGCGCCCGGTTGCTCGACCGGCAACTCGACCTGCTGCTGGGCGGGCACACGCTGTTGTGGAGGGCATTGGGGTGGCTGGGCCGGGTGTCGACGCGAAAGGCGCCCTACCGTAACGAGATCGACCTCGTGGGGCGCATCGCGTTCCGGGAACTGAACTATGCCGGTGTGCCCGACGGTCTGCCGCTGGACCCGGCCCTCGACATGGCTGAGATGGCGCGCAGCACGAAGTTCTACGAACCGTTCGAGGCCGAACCGTACGACCTGCAGGCCGAGATGCCGAAGTTCACCTGGCGCACCGTCGTCGTGTCCGGTGGCCGCGACCTCACGACGCCGCCCGCCCTCGCCGAGCGGGTCGCCGCCCTGATTCCCGGCGCGCTGCTGGTGCGCATGCCGACAGCGGCACACAGCATCATCGACACCAGGGAGCGCGCGGCCATCGCGATCATCTCGGCTGTGTGCACCGGTGCGGCCGAACAACTTCCGCACACAGCCGACGAGCTCGACGCGTTGCCGCCGCGGGCGCCGGTGCGGCTGCTGGTGCGGGCGATCTCGGCCGCGGCCGCGGCCGAGGCGATGCTGCCCGCTACTTCGTCGGTGCTGCCCGCTACTTCATGA
- a CDS encoding ABC transporter family substrate-binding protein — protein MSGKTTRILRRLAAAACVGAVTMAMTSCTSGDRDIPSAGGTAEVGTTNDINPQDVANLRQGGNLRLALPAFPSNFNTLHIDGNEASLGGLMRATLPRAYRVAPDGSTTVNTDYFTSVELTSTDPQVVTYTINPKAVWTDGTPITWEDIASQIHATSGKDKAFAIASVNGSDRVASVTRGVDDRQAVVTFAEPFSEWQGMFAGNTMLLPKASTADPEVFNKGQLNGPGPSAGPFMVSNVDRGAQRITLSRNPKWWGTPPVLDSITYTVLDDAARIPALQNNALDATGVASLDELEIARRTPGVSIRRAPSPSWYHFTFNGAPGSILADKALRQAIAKGIDRNIIATVSQRGLAENPTPLNNHIFVAGQEGYQDNSGVVAFDPEKAKAELDALGWTLPPGGQFREKDGRRLTIRDVLYDSQSTRQIATIAQNSLAQIGVELRIEAKPGNGFFSDWIIPGNFDIAQFAWVGDAFSLCCLNQMYTANGDSNFGRISTPEIDAMAVEVMGELDPQTARNRANELDKLIWAEVFSLPLFQAPGNLAVRSNLANYGPAGIGDLDVTKIGFMK, from the coding sequence ATGAGCGGGAAGACCACCAGGATTCTGCGACGCCTCGCCGCCGCCGCGTGTGTCGGCGCGGTCACGATGGCCATGACCTCGTGCACGAGCGGTGATCGCGACATACCGTCGGCGGGTGGCACGGCCGAGGTGGGCACCACCAACGACATCAACCCGCAGGACGTGGCCAACCTGCGCCAGGGTGGCAACCTGCGACTCGCACTGCCCGCATTCCCGTCGAACTTCAACACGCTGCACATCGACGGCAACGAGGCCAGCCTGGGCGGCCTGATGCGGGCGACGCTGCCGCGCGCCTACCGCGTCGCGCCCGACGGTTCGACCACGGTCAACACCGACTACTTCACCAGCGTCGAACTCACCAGCACCGATCCGCAAGTGGTGACGTACACGATCAACCCCAAAGCCGTGTGGACCGACGGCACCCCGATAACGTGGGAGGACATCGCGTCGCAGATCCACGCCACCAGCGGCAAGGACAAGGCGTTCGCGATCGCGTCGGTCAACGGCTCCGACCGGGTAGCCTCGGTCACCCGGGGCGTCGACGACCGGCAGGCCGTCGTGACGTTCGCCGAGCCCTTCTCGGAATGGCAGGGCATGTTCGCGGGCAACACCATGCTGCTGCCCAAGGCCAGCACCGCCGATCCCGAGGTGTTCAACAAGGGCCAGCTGAACGGCCCCGGACCGTCGGCCGGCCCCTTCATGGTCTCCAACGTCGACCGCGGCGCCCAGCGGATCACGTTGAGCCGCAACCCCAAATGGTGGGGCACCCCGCCGGTGCTGGACAGCATCACGTACACGGTGCTCGACGATGCGGCCCGGATCCCGGCGCTGCAGAACAACGCGCTGGATGCCACCGGCGTCGCGTCGCTGGACGAGCTCGAGATCGCGCGCAGAACTCCGGGTGTCTCGATCCGCCGCGCCCCCTCGCCGAGCTGGTACCACTTCACGTTCAACGGCGCCCCGGGTTCGATCCTGGCCGACAAGGCGCTGCGGCAGGCGATCGCCAAGGGGATCGACCGCAACATCATCGCGACCGTGTCGCAACGCGGGCTCGCCGAGAATCCCACGCCGCTCAACAATCACATCTTCGTGGCCGGTCAGGAGGGTTACCAGGACAACAGCGGGGTGGTGGCCTTCGACCCCGAGAAGGCCAAGGCCGAACTGGACGCGCTGGGCTGGACCCTTCCGCCGGGTGGTCAGTTCCGGGAGAAGGACGGCAGGCGCCTCACCATCCGCGACGTGCTCTACGACTCGCAGAGCACGAGGCAGATCGCGACGATAGCGCAGAACTCGCTGGCGCAGATCGGTGTCGAGCTACGTATCGAGGCAAAGCCCGGCAACGGGTTCTTCAGCGACTGGATCATCCCGGGCAACTTCGACATCGCACAGTTCGCCTGGGTGGGCGACGCGTTCTCGCTGTGCTGCCTCAACCAGATGTACACCGCAAACGGCGACAGCAACTTCGGCAGGATCAGCACCCCGGAAATCGACGCCATGGCTGTCGAGGTCATGGGTGAGCTGGACCCCCAGACGGCTCGGAACAGGGCCAACGAACTCGACAAGCTGATCTGGGCCGAGGTGTTCAGCCTGCCGCTGTTCCAGGCGCCGGGCAACCTCGCCGTGCGCAGCAACCTGGCCAACTACGGACCCGCGGGCATCGGTGACCTCGACGTCACCAAGATCGGCTTCATGAAGTAG